A genomic window from Centroberyx gerrardi isolate f3 chromosome 14, fCenGer3.hap1.cur.20231027, whole genome shotgun sequence includes:
- the lrrc23 gene encoding leucine-rich repeat-containing protein 23 — translation MSEIEENAVLSEGEGEEEAQEEGHGEEEDKVQVCHLTQETVTQGLSLLCRTGNGLAHAFVKLDLKDKGLTDIAAISNYIHLRFLDVSNNHLTDLAPLASLTQLLWLKIDSNAVACFKGQPLGQLTYLQWLSVAMNQLKDLEGLVGPALESLNLIGNSIQRVNGLQYGHLTNLATLELRGNRLDTTDGIYLPNLRRLYLGQNVIKRLEGLERLERLTTLHLRDNQLETLDGISPNMKCLQYLNVRGNAILSQNALRCLALVSNTLRALVLSENPLAETRDYRLCVLAHLPQLERLDKDPISSEERTEAQERIKELKEEEIPEPEDL, via the exons ATGtctgagatagaggagaacgcAGTCTTGtcggagggagaaggagaggaagaagcacAGGAGGAAGgacatggagaggaggaggacaag GTGCAGGTTTGCCATCTGACCCAAGAAACcgtcacccaggggctctcatTACTGTGCCGAACAGGGAACGGACTGGCACATGCCTTTGTCAAACTGGACCTGAAAGACAA GGGGCTGACAGACATAGCTGCAATCAGCAACTATATTCACCTCCGTTTCCTGGATGTGTCCAACAACCACCTCACTGATCTCGCTCCTTTAGCCTCACTGACCCAGCTGCTTTGGCTGAAG ATTGACAGTAACGCAGTGGCATGTTTCAAAGGTCAACCTCTGGGTCAGCTGACCTACCTGCAGTGGCTGAGTGTGGCAATGAACCAGCTGAAGGACCTGGAGGGCCTGGTTGGGCCTGCGCTAGAGAGCCTCAATCTTATTG GTAACAGTATCCAGAGAGTGAACGGTCTGCAGTATGGCCATTTGACCAACCTGGCGACTCTGGAGCTGAGAGGAAACCGCTTGGACACCACTGACGGCATCTACCTTCCCAACCTGCGCCGACTGTATCTg GGCCAAAATGTCATCAAACGTCTGGAGGGTTTGGAGAGGCTCGAGCGCCTCACCACCCTTCACCTTCGAGACAACCAGCTGGAGACTCTGGATGGCATCAGCCCCAACATGAAGTGTCTGCAATACCTCAATGTCAG agGGAACGCAATCTTAAGTCAGAATGCCCTGCGGTGCCTCGCGCTTGTGTCGAATACTCTGCGAGCTTTGGTCCTCTCCGAGAATCCTCTGGCGGAGACGAGGGACTACCGCCTGTGCGTGCTCGCTCACCTGCCGCAGCTGGAGCGTCTCGACAAGGATCCCATCTCCTCCGAGGAGAGGACTGAAGCCCAGGAGAGGATCAAG GAACTTAAGGAAGAGGAAATACCTGAGCCAGAAGACTTGTAA